From a region of the candidate division KSB1 bacterium genome:
- a CDS encoding PBP1A family penicillin-binding protein produces the protein MKRLPSISKRKTWIAVLLGLLVMLMILFFRLVLTLPQLPDRLHDLALSTPSEIYSDSGELILVLTNRKEVRLSQVSPYFIKAILAMEDAEFFRHHGINKKGLMRALFNHFIRWRRAGGGSSITQQLAKNLYFSFERSWGRKVRELLLACQMEQRYTKEEILEAYCNQIDFGSNAFGIEQASETYFAKHADELTLAEAAFLANLPRWPSRYNPYLNFDLAKERQRLVLSRMVAAGFISEAEKDQALAEPLQLKRLNLFWGKASYYVDQVKRMVENLYSPEVLSYGGLKIYTALDTRLQNYAQEAVQFGLSALDRRIGLKDYELASEAEKKLYLQAALVAIDPRNGKVKALVGGRDFASSPFNRAISNNRLPGSAFKPFVYLAAIDQGKYTPASIVVDSAVTFEFDRQKWSPPNFDRKFRGPITLKTALTHSINVVTAKLIYDIGPETVVQYAQRMGITSPLAPNLSLALGTSSVSPLELCRAYCPFANGGIKREPLILKFIEDYQGNLLREFTSHSAQVVDPQSIYMVLDMLRAVVEEGTARSLRDWGFHRPAAGKTGTTNDARDLWFIGFTPELVTAVWVGYDDNRPVRDANNRELTGGAAAIPIWVRFMENALQPERYRDFPIPEGILFEYVDPTTGEVVPSDYPNAQQVALKIGTVLPRKEDHKKIFNQSTMIDSTAYRNR, from the coding sequence ATGAAGCGTCTGCCGAGCATTTCTAAACGAAAAACATGGATCGCAGTGCTGCTCGGTTTATTGGTCATGCTGATGATTTTGTTCTTCCGCCTGGTATTGACGCTGCCCCAGTTGCCCGATCGTTTGCATGATTTAGCGTTAAGCACTCCATCTGAAATTTATTCCGACTCAGGCGAATTGATCCTGGTGCTCACCAATCGGAAGGAAGTTCGCCTTTCACAAGTCTCGCCGTATTTTATCAAAGCGATCCTCGCTATGGAAGATGCTGAATTCTTTCGTCATCATGGCATTAACAAAAAAGGCCTGATGCGCGCGTTGTTCAACCATTTTATTCGCTGGCGTCGGGCAGGTGGCGGAAGCAGCATCACCCAACAATTGGCCAAGAACTTATATTTCTCTTTTGAACGGAGTTGGGGTCGCAAAGTGCGGGAATTGCTGCTTGCCTGTCAGATGGAACAACGTTATACCAAAGAGGAGATATTGGAAGCATACTGTAATCAGATCGATTTCGGATCGAATGCCTTTGGGATCGAACAGGCGAGCGAGACCTATTTTGCCAAGCACGCTGACGAGTTAACGCTGGCTGAAGCGGCGTTTCTGGCTAACCTTCCACGCTGGCCGAGCCGCTATAATCCTTATTTAAATTTTGACCTCGCCAAAGAACGACAGCGTCTGGTTCTGTCGCGAATGGTGGCCGCAGGTTTTATCTCTGAAGCTGAAAAGGACCAAGCCCTGGCAGAGCCCCTGCAACTGAAACGATTAAACTTGTTTTGGGGCAAAGCGAGCTATTATGTTGATCAGGTGAAACGGATGGTCGAAAACCTGTATTCCCCAGAGGTTCTATCCTATGGCGGACTCAAAATCTATACCGCGTTGGACACTCGACTTCAAAACTATGCCCAAGAAGCAGTACAGTTCGGCCTATCGGCCCTCGATCGCCGTATTGGCTTGAAAGATTACGAACTGGCCAGTGAGGCGGAAAAGAAACTTTATCTCCAAGCAGCTCTGGTTGCGATTGATCCCCGTAATGGCAAAGTCAAAGCCCTGGTTGGAGGTCGAGATTTTGCCTCCAGCCCATTTAATCGCGCCATTAGCAACAACCGTCTCCCGGGCTCGGCATTCAAGCCATTTGTTTATTTAGCAGCGATCGATCAGGGCAAATACACCCCCGCTTCGATTGTGGTCGATTCTGCCGTGACGTTTGAATTCGATCGACAAAAATGGTCACCTCCGAACTTCGATCGGAAATTCCGTGGTCCAATTACCCTGAAAACCGCACTAACCCATTCCATCAATGTGGTGACGGCTAAACTCATCTACGACATTGGCCCTGAAACCGTGGTCCAATATGCTCAGCGAATGGGGATCACCAGTCCTTTAGCGCCGAATTTGTCACTCGCGTTGGGGACCTCCAGCGTCTCGCCGCTGGAGCTGTGCCGCGCCTATTGCCCGTTTGCAAATGGGGGCATCAAGCGGGAGCCACTGATTTTGAAATTTATCGAAGATTACCAAGGTAACTTGCTCCGGGAATTCACCAGTCACAGTGCTCAGGTGGTAGATCCACAGTCCATTTATATGGTGCTGGATATGCTGCGAGCCGTGGTGGAGGAAGGAACGGCTCGGAGCCTGCGCGACTGGGGCTTTCACCGACCAGCAGCAGGAAAAACTGGCACGACCAACGATGCCAGAGACCTGTGGTTTATCGGCTTCACCCCAGAGCTCGTCACCGCAGTTTGGGTTGGATATGACGATAACCGTCCTGTGAGAGATGCCAACAATAGAGAGCTCACCGGTGGCGCAGCAGCGATCCCTATTTGGGTCCGATTCATGGAAAACGCGCTGCAGCCCGAACGTTATCGCGATTTCCCAATCCCCGAAGGCATCCTGTTCGAATATGTTGATCCAACCACTGGGGAAGTTGTGCCTTCCGATTACCCGAATGCCCAGCAGGTGGCATTGAAGATCGGCACCGTTCTCCCTCGAAAAGAAGACCATAAAAAGATTTTCAACCAATCCACCATGATAGATAGCACTGCCTATCGAAATCGTTGA
- a CDS encoding site-2 protease family protein, translating into MPEPEYYFRFESYEYQPQQSLRLLNRIKGDRPYINLILFLLTILTTYLVNGISYSISIVSILLAHEMGHYLMCRKYGIAATLPYFIPVPFAPFGTMGAFIKMKERIPDRRALFDVGVAGPLAGLTLTIPVLILGLKNSQFVRLDSLPGESLFLGESLLFSQLAKLILGTPPEGYDTALHPMAYAGWAGLFVTALNLLPIGQLDGGHVLYALFGHHSQRIFKLTMAAFIIVAAFFYPGWLVMIVLLLLLGFHHPAPENDYIQLDKKRRIIGYGTFVIFVVSFIPVPFYFR; encoded by the coding sequence ATGCCAGAGCCAGAATATTATTTTCGATTTGAAAGTTATGAATATCAGCCGCAACAAAGCTTGCGTTTATTGAATCGAATCAAAGGCGATCGACCTTATATCAACCTCATTTTATTTTTGCTGACGATCCTGACAACCTACCTGGTCAATGGCATATCGTACTCGATCTCGATCGTCTCCATTTTGTTGGCACATGAGATGGGTCATTATCTAATGTGCCGAAAATATGGCATTGCTGCGACGTTACCCTATTTCATCCCGGTTCCTTTTGCACCGTTCGGCACGATGGGTGCATTCATCAAAATGAAAGAACGAATCCCCGACCGACGGGCGCTGTTCGATGTTGGAGTTGCAGGACCGCTTGCTGGGCTGACCCTTACGATCCCAGTGCTCATTCTGGGACTGAAGAACTCTCAATTTGTCCGGTTGGATAGTTTGCCAGGTGAAAGCTTATTTTTGGGGGAATCGTTGCTATTTTCTCAGCTCGCCAAGCTGATCCTCGGAACACCGCCAGAGGGCTATGATACCGCGCTTCATCCCATGGCCTATGCAGGTTGGGCGGGATTGTTCGTCACCGCCTTAAATCTGCTTCCCATTGGCCAATTGGACGGCGGCCACGTACTTTATGCGTTGTTCGGCCATCACAGTCAGAGAATTTTTAAGCTCACTATGGCGGCCTTTATCATCGTCGCTGCCTTCTTCTATCCCGGATGGTTGGTGATGATCGTACTCCTATTGTTGTTAGGCTTCCATCATCCAGCTCCGGAAAACGACTACATTCAACTCGACAAAAAACGACGGATTATTGGCTATGGCACATTTGTCATTTTCGTCGTATCTTTCATCCCAGTGCCATTTTATTTCCGATGA
- a CDS encoding phosphoglycerate kinase produces the protein MAKLSIDDVDLKHKRVLVRVDFNVPLNENLQVTDDTRIRAALPTIQAIIKAGGRAILMSHLGRPKGKVNESMRMAPVARRLSQLLDQEVRYMTDCIGPEVEKAVNQLYDGEVMLLENLRFYKEEEANDPGFAEKLAKLGDVYVNDAFGTAHRAHASTEGVTKYFKQRAAGYLMQKELQYLGDAIDNPKRPLVAVLGGAKISGKIDVIQNLMAKVDALLIGGGMTYTLLYAKNIPIGKSLLEADRVELAKDVLKKAESQRIKFHLPVDHVIATELSATAASKTTDGQAIPDEWIGVDIGPKTIEQFASALDGAKTVIWNGPMGVFEIEPFATGTLTIAKKLAEITRKGATTVVGGGDSVAALAKAGLTDQVTHVSTGGGASLEFLGGLTLPGVAALSDK, from the coding sequence ATGGCGAAACTGTCGATTGATGATGTAGATCTGAAACATAAGAGAGTGTTAGTGCGAGTGGATTTCAATGTACCGTTGAACGAAAATTTGCAAGTGACAGATGACACGCGGATACGAGCTGCGTTGCCCACCATTCAAGCGATCATTAAAGCAGGAGGCAGGGCCATTCTGATGTCGCACTTGGGGCGGCCCAAAGGCAAGGTGAATGAATCCATGAGAATGGCGCCAGTTGCCAGAAGACTGTCGCAATTGCTGGATCAGGAGGTTCGATATATGACCGATTGCATTGGTCCAGAGGTCGAAAAAGCGGTCAATCAACTTTATGATGGCGAGGTGATGTTGCTCGAGAACCTTCGATTCTATAAAGAAGAGGAGGCGAACGATCCTGGGTTTGCCGAAAAGTTAGCGAAGCTCGGGGACGTATATGTCAACGATGCTTTCGGGACAGCACATCGAGCTCACGCTTCGACCGAGGGTGTCACCAAATATTTCAAGCAGCGCGCGGCTGGTTACTTGATGCAAAAGGAACTTCAGTATCTGGGCGATGCGATCGATAATCCGAAGCGCCCGCTGGTTGCAGTGCTGGGCGGCGCCAAAATTTCTGGTAAAATCGATGTCATTCAAAACCTCATGGCCAAAGTCGATGCCCTGCTGATCGGCGGAGGGATGACCTATACGCTGCTTTATGCCAAAAATATCCCCATCGGCAAATCGCTGCTCGAAGCCGATCGTGTGGAGCTTGCTAAGGATGTGCTAAAGAAAGCTGAATCCCAACGAATTAAATTCCATCTCCCAGTCGATCACGTGATCGCGACCGAGCTTTCAGCCACAGCCGCATCCAAAACGACCGATGGTCAGGCTATACCCGATGAATGGATCGGTGTGGATATTGGCCCCAAGACCATTGAACAATTCGCCTCAGCCCTCGATGGCGCCAAAACTGTCATTTGGAACGGGCCAATGGGCGTGTTCGAGATCGAGCCCTTTGCTACCGGTACCCTGACCATCGCAAAAAAGCTCGCTGAAATCACCCGCAAAGGTGCAACCACGGTTGTTGGTGGTGGGGATTCTGTGGCAGCATTGGCAAAGGCGGGATTGACCGATCAAGTCACCCATGTCTCTACTGGCGGCGGCGCTTCGTTAGAATTTCTTGGTGGACTTACCCTGCCTGGAGTAGCAGCCTTGAGCGATAAATAG
- a CDS encoding class A beta-lactamase-related serine hydrolase: MKKIVWCFVLNLILVTCWYFTPLYCQDQSDIALQMRALERSFGGRLGIMAKNLKTGQVLSFRADEKFPTASAIKLPIMVEYFYQVAEGKVHPTQKMVLADSNKWGGSGLYQYFFGTTEHQLIDAVMMMITISDNTATNLVIDALGKNHQEKLSAVNDRMRALGLKQTRLLNKLMSWVTKTDSPESIRYGVGVSTPEDMVLLLEKLYRSELVDSMACQTMIDILAKQQYNDMIPRFLPIEITPDIKVAHKTGGVTSVRVDVGLVLSSRVDFAVAIFCDQIQDHRDGPENLGVLAAAYASRIVWNAFTGDKGLDRPYSTSIDWNSFPSGEWCRVFLRHAPFPHGSRSQGHQYKDRFFPFDPHYCDSSAVIVIPRGFHEVDQSIDLIVHFHGWNNDVLNVMEQFNMVQQLIASNKNAILIFAQGPYRASDSGGGKMEDEGGLKRFVEEILQILKSENRIHYVQVGKIIISAHSGGYRPAILSLVRGGMDHQVKELFLFDAFYDLTDQIIPWLRRDKHNRLRSIYTDHLAEEHQQFIRSINKAHLKYGQSLESNAQIILLPTDLCHNCVIEGTFQRWLEKSCLKQRMNKKEIER; this comes from the coding sequence ATGAAAAAAATCGTCTGGTGCTTTGTTCTGAATCTTATTCTTGTAACTTGCTGGTATTTTACACCGCTCTATTGTCAGGATCAATCTGATATTGCCCTACAAATGCGCGCTTTGGAGCGGTCATTTGGTGGCCGTTTGGGCATAATGGCCAAAAATTTGAAAACCGGCCAGGTCTTATCTTTTCGGGCTGATGAAAAATTTCCAACCGCCAGCGCGATCAAACTGCCAATTATGGTCGAATATTTCTATCAAGTCGCCGAAGGAAAAGTGCATCCCACGCAAAAAATGGTATTAGCAGATTCCAATAAATGGGGCGGATCTGGCCTGTATCAATATTTCTTTGGCACAACAGAACACCAATTGATCGACGCGGTGATGATGATGATCACCATCAGCGACAACACCGCCACCAATCTGGTCATCGATGCGCTGGGCAAAAATCATCAAGAAAAATTATCTGCCGTGAATGACCGAATGCGCGCATTAGGCCTCAAGCAGACCAGGTTGCTGAACAAACTGATGTCATGGGTGACGAAGACCGATTCCCCAGAATCGATTCGCTATGGCGTAGGGGTTTCAACTCCAGAAGATATGGTACTATTGCTGGAAAAACTGTATCGAAGCGAATTGGTCGACTCTATGGCCTGCCAAACGATGATTGACATTTTAGCCAAGCAGCAATATAACGACATGATCCCGCGCTTTTTGCCGATCGAAATCACTCCTGATATCAAAGTCGCGCATAAAACTGGTGGTGTCACTTCGGTGCGCGTTGATGTCGGCTTAGTGCTTTCCTCCAGAGTTGATTTTGCCGTTGCGATCTTTTGTGATCAAATTCAAGATCACCGCGACGGCCCTGAGAATCTCGGGGTGCTGGCAGCGGCATATGCCAGCCGAATCGTGTGGAACGCTTTTACTGGAGACAAAGGCCTCGATCGACCCTACTCAACCTCGATCGATTGGAATAGCTTCCCGAGCGGCGAGTGGTGTCGGGTCTTTTTGAGACATGCCCCTTTTCCCCATGGTTCCCGAAGCCAAGGCCATCAGTATAAAGATCGCTTTTTCCCGTTTGATCCTCATTATTGCGATAGCAGCGCCGTGATCGTCATTCCTCGTGGGTTCCACGAGGTCGATCAGTCGATCGATCTTATTGTCCATTTCCATGGCTGGAATAACGATGTGCTCAATGTTATGGAACAGTTTAACATGGTGCAACAACTGATTGCATCGAACAAAAATGCCATTTTGATCTTCGCCCAAGGCCCTTACAGGGCCTCGGATTCTGGTGGTGGCAAAATGGAAGATGAAGGTGGGCTAAAACGGTTTGTTGAAGAAATCCTGCAAATATTAAAATCAGAAAATCGGATTCATTATGTCCAAGTCGGCAAAATCATCATTTCAGCCCATAGTGGGGGCTATCGACCAGCCATCCTCTCCTTGGTTCGCGGCGGAATGGACCACCAGGTGAAGGAGCTATTTTTATTCGACGCTTTTTATGATTTGACCGATCAAATCATCCCCTGGCTGCGCCGGGACAAACACAACCGATTACGAAGCATTTATACTGATCATCTTGCGGAAGAACATCAGCAATTCATCAGGTCGATTAATAAGGCTCATCTCAAATATGGGCAATCGCTCGAGTCAAATGCACAAATCATTCTACTGCCAACGGATCTATGCCATAATTGCGTGATCGAGGGAACGTTTCAGCGTTGGCTCGAAAAGAGCTGCTTGAAGCAGCGAATGAACAAAAAGGAAATTGAACGCTGA
- a CDS encoding Gfo/Idh/MocA family oxidoreductase, whose product MKKVRWGVLGAAKIALQKVIPAMQASRYCEVIAIGSRSLEKAQKAAARLGIPLSFGSYEELLARDDIDAVYIPLPNHLHVPWSIRALRAGKHVLCEKPIALSALEAKELLIEAQRYPQHKIMEAFMYRFHPQWQRAKQLVENGEIGELRTIHSFFSYYNVDVTNIRNQAEIGGGGLMDIGCYGISLSRFIFAAEPLRVCGIMEFDPQFQVDRLTSAILEFPQGIASFTCATQLIPYQRVNIFGTKGRIEIEIPFNAPPDRPCKIWLQIGNELKEILFPIADQYTIQGDLFSLAILNNTVVPTPLADAVANMQVLDAVRQSAQEKIWIDCLF is encoded by the coding sequence ATGAAAAAGGTTCGTTGGGGAGTTCTTGGCGCAGCCAAGATCGCGCTCCAAAAGGTGATCCCGGCGATGCAGGCCAGCCGCTATTGTGAGGTTATTGCTATCGGATCTCGAAGCTTAGAAAAGGCGCAAAAAGCCGCTGCTCGATTGGGAATTCCTTTATCATTCGGCTCATACGAGGAATTGTTGGCAAGGGATGACATCGATGCAGTTTATATTCCTTTGCCCAATCATCTCCATGTGCCTTGGTCCATTCGGGCGTTGCGAGCTGGGAAACATGTGCTATGCGAGAAGCCGATCGCGCTATCTGCGCTGGAGGCAAAAGAGCTGTTGATCGAGGCGCAACGATATCCTCAGCACAAAATCATGGAAGCGTTCATGTATCGCTTTCATCCACAATGGCAGCGGGCCAAACAATTAGTTGAGAATGGTGAGATCGGCGAGCTACGAACTATCCATTCTTTTTTTTCTTATTACAATGTGGATGTTACCAACATCCGTAACCAGGCGGAGATCGGTGGCGGTGGTTTGATGGATATCGGTTGTTATGGCATTTCACTATCTCGGTTCATTTTTGCTGCGGAGCCGCTGCGCGTGTGCGGAATCATGGAATTTGACCCTCAGTTTCAGGTCGATCGTCTGACCTCAGCAATACTGGAGTTCCCGCAGGGCATCGCCAGCTTCACTTGTGCCACGCAACTGATCCCATATCAACGAGTGAATATTTTCGGTACGAAGGGCAGAATTGAAATCGAAATTCCGTTTAATGCCCCTCCCGATCGTCCCTGTAAGATCTGGCTTCAGATAGGGAATGAGCTGAAAGAGATCCTATTTCCCATCGCGGATCAGTATACGATTCAGGGAGACCTTTTCTCATTGGCAATTCTCAATAACACGGTTGTTCCCACGCCGCTGGCAGATGCGGTTGCCAATATGCAAGTTCTCGATGCCGTGCGCCAAAGCGCTCAGGAGAAAATCTGGATTGATTGTTTATTTTGA
- a CDS encoding SAM-dependent chlorinase/fluorinase — MKPSGIITLLTDFGLSDGYVATMKGVILSINPKATIIDLSHDIPAQDVAAAAFVLEASFRYFPRGTIHVAVVDPTVGTNRKILAVKSSDYWFLAPDNQLLKYVFHAGETLTVVEVLNKRFFLGQVSQTFHGRDIFAPIAAHLSLGVDILQLGELTSDYDRGQIHLPSVSKHEIIGKVIYCDRFGNLITNIEATQLPKHEFRICVGDVTIPHLSQSYAEVEIGQPLAIVGSSGFLEIAIRNGNAQNRLSASPGTKVTLKMVHDR; from the coding sequence ATGAAACCAAGTGGCATTATCACGCTGCTGACCGATTTTGGTCTATCGGATGGATACGTTGCAACGATGAAAGGGGTAATCCTTTCCATCAACCCAAAAGCAACGATCATCGATCTCAGCCATGATATTCCAGCTCAGGATGTTGCTGCCGCGGCATTTGTACTCGAAGCTAGTTTTCGCTATTTCCCTCGCGGTACCATTCATGTGGCCGTGGTCGATCCCACCGTGGGTACGAACCGCAAAATTCTCGCAGTCAAATCCTCTGACTATTGGTTTCTCGCACCAGACAACCAGTTGCTCAAATATGTCTTTCATGCCGGGGAAACCTTGACCGTAGTTGAAGTGTTAAACAAGCGGTTCTTCCTGGGCCAAGTTAGCCAGACCTTTCATGGTCGAGACATTTTCGCCCCGATCGCGGCGCATCTCTCTTTAGGAGTCGACATTCTTCAATTGGGGGAACTGACATCAGATTACGATCGAGGTCAGATCCATCTGCCTTCGGTCTCGAAGCATGAAATCATCGGGAAAGTGATCTATTGTGATCGCTTCGGGAACTTAATCACTAACATCGAGGCGACACAGTTGCCGAAACACGAGTTTCGCATTTGCGTGGGAGATGTGACCATCCCACATTTGTCGCAGAGCTATGCCGAAGTTGAAATTGGTCAACCGCTGGCCATTGTGGGCAGCTCGGGATTTTTAGAGATCGCCATTCGGAATGGGAATGCTCAAAATCGATTGTCCGCGTCGCCAGGGACCAAGGTCACCCTCAAAATGGTACATGATCGTTGA
- a CDS encoding formate dehydrogenase accessory protein FdhE, whose protein sequence is MSENLSRLQQFYATYLEFHHKLFNIQLDCMKHLVALVPFEKLNQIDIGSRFSQKLPILGEDNFIFDDRNIELIFELIFPLIKQYFYRSKELLVRIEELYDRRKLPLGNLIIDQITGSKVQPRQLANKYNIPAILIEKLVEYVSEPYLELCSEFFTKKLLQYHWELPVCPICGGAPTMALVNERQMERKLWCRICDTTWAYPFIGCPYCLNQDASKAKHIFLSDRKPIRIDGCDQCHNYIKTIDAAIAEPIHNLSVEHVETVTLDLLARIMGYQTSDSIKFYLETF, encoded by the coding sequence ATGAGCGAGAATTTATCTCGACTGCAGCAATTTTATGCCACTTATCTGGAATTTCACCATAAGCTGTTCAATATTCAGTTGGACTGCATGAAACATTTGGTGGCATTAGTTCCTTTTGAAAAGCTGAACCAGATCGACATCGGCAGCCGCTTCAGTCAGAAGCTCCCGATTTTGGGCGAAGACAATTTTATTTTTGATGATCGAAATATCGAGCTGATCTTTGAATTGATCTTCCCCCTCATCAAGCAATATTTTTATCGCAGCAAAGAGCTACTCGTTCGAATCGAGGAACTTTACGATAGAAGAAAGCTGCCGCTTGGAAATCTAATTATTGACCAGATCACCGGAAGCAAAGTCCAGCCTCGGCAGCTCGCCAATAAATATAATATCCCAGCTATTCTTATTGAAAAACTGGTAGAATACGTTTCCGAGCCTTATTTAGAGCTCTGCTCAGAGTTCTTCACAAAGAAGCTGCTCCAGTACCATTGGGAGCTGCCGGTCTGTCCGATTTGTGGAGGAGCGCCAACCATGGCGCTGGTGAACGAAAGACAGATGGAGCGAAAACTGTGGTGCCGCATCTGCGATACCACATGGGCTTATCCATTCATCGGTTGCCCCTATTGTTTGAATCAAGATGCAAGCAAGGCAAAGCATATTTTTCTTTCGGATCGGAAGCCTATTCGCATCGATGGCTGCGATCAGTGTCACAATTATATCAAGACAATTGATGCAGCGATCGCTGAACCGATCCATAACCTAAGCGTTGAACATGTGGAGACTGTCACGCTCGATCTGTTAGCTCGGATTATGGGCTATCAGACATCTGATTCTATCAAATTTTATCTTGAAACATTTTAA
- a CDS encoding 4-hydroxybutyrate CoA-transferase, with protein sequence MEEYKSKLTTKEDAVSIVESGNRVYISGNAATPFPLVKALAARKDSLRDVDVVHVLLLGEDPLSAPGMEGHFRHKSLFVGPADRKAVNEGKADYFPIFLYEIPQLFVHGKGTLPLDVAIIQTSPPDAHGFLSLGVEDLATKAAAEHAKKLIVMVNDKMPRTLGDCFIHISKATKIVEVSMELPTLEITPPSEVERKIGEYIADLVEDGSTLQLGIGGIPNAALSAMGNKKDLGIHTEMVSDGIMEAIEKGIVTGAKKTLHPGKIVATFLLGSKALYEFAHNNPLFEMHPVDYTNDPFIVAQNDKMVAINSAIEIDLTGQVCSDSIGYQIYSGFGGQVDFIRGAARSREGKPIIALPSTTKNDTISKIVPHLKEGAGVVTSRGDVHYVVTEYGVAYLHGKSLSRRAQALISIAHPNFRDELTHFAKKIKLI encoded by the coding sequence ATGGAAGAATACAAAAGCAAATTGACGACGAAAGAGGATGCAGTATCGATTGTGGAGAGTGGTAATAGAGTTTATATTTCAGGCAATGCTGCGACTCCATTCCCCCTCGTGAAGGCGCTTGCAGCCAGAAAGGATTCGCTTCGTGATGTAGATGTGGTTCATGTCTTGTTGTTGGGTGAAGATCCTCTTTCCGCCCCGGGCATGGAGGGACATTTTCGGCATAAATCGCTATTCGTGGGCCCGGCCGACCGCAAGGCAGTGAATGAAGGCAAAGCTGACTATTTCCCGATTTTTCTTTATGAGATCCCGCAATTGTTCGTCCATGGCAAAGGCACATTGCCGCTGGATGTTGCCATCATCCAAACGTCACCGCCAGATGCCCATGGCTTTTTGTCTTTAGGCGTTGAAGATTTAGCCACGAAGGCAGCAGCAGAGCATGCCAAAAAACTGATCGTCATGGTCAATGATAAAATGCCGCGCACGCTCGGGGATTGCTTTATCCACATCAGCAAGGCCACCAAAATCGTTGAGGTATCAATGGAGCTCCCGACCCTGGAGATCACGCCCCCCAGTGAAGTGGAACGAAAGATTGGTGAGTATATCGCTGATTTGGTGGAGGACGGTTCCACTCTTCAACTGGGCATCGGTGGCATCCCGAACGCAGCACTGAGCGCTATGGGAAATAAGAAGGACCTGGGTATTCACACAGAAATGGTATCTGATGGAATTATGGAAGCCATCGAAAAAGGGATCGTCACTGGGGCCAAGAAAACTTTGCATCCTGGCAAGATAGTTGCCACTTTCTTATTGGGCAGCAAGGCGCTGTACGAATTTGCACACAACAATCCTTTGTTCGAAATGCATCCTGTGGATTACACCAATGACCCGTTCATTGTGGCGCAGAATGATAAAATGGTAGCCATTAATTCCGCCATTGAGATCGATTTGACCGGCCAGGTCTGTTCAGATTCGATCGGCTATCAAATTTATTCTGGTTTTGGCGGGCAAGTGGATTTTATTCGAGGAGCAGCACGTTCCAGAGAAGGAAAACCGATCATCGCCCTGCCATCAACCACCAAAAATGACACAATATCGAAAATTGTCCCGCATCTGAAAGAAGGGGCAGGCGTGGTCACCAGCCGTGGCGACGTTCACTATGTCGTTACTGAATACGGCGTGGCATATTTGCATGGAAAAAGCTTGAGTCGCCGAGCGCAAGCGTTGATCAGCATTGCACATCCCAACTTCCGAGATGAGCTGACTCATTTCGCAAAAAAAATAAAATTGATTTAA